The genomic stretch GGCTGCCTGCTTTCATTTTTCAACCGATACCGGGTATCCGTTTGTGGCACTCGATGCCGTGGAATCTTTTCGGCGGTATACATCTTACAGATACCTCGCACCTAAATCGCGAAGCATTGATAACATCCATTGAAACTGCTGCAGTGGAAAAAGGGTGGTGTGAAATCCGTTGGACCTTGTCTCCAGAGCATACCACAACCTACGGCGATGTCTTCATTGAAACTGGATACGAACGGACGGATCATTTCACACATCTTTTAAAAACGAACCAAAATGTTGATGCCCTCTGGTACGCCTACAACAAAAGGGTGCGTGGTGCCGTTCGGAAGGCGGAAAAATCTGGGGTAGAGGTTACGGATACAGATAGTGAAGAGGCGTTATCTACATTTTACGATATGTATCTCATGACTGTCAAACGGTTAGCCGGCACGCCGAAACCGAGAGTACTCATGCAGACGCTCCTCCAGCGGAAAATAGCCAAACTTGCCATCGCTACATATCGGGACACAATCATCGCCGGACTCCTCTACCTACATTTCAATCGGACGGTGACGTTGTGGTGTGAGGCTTCTGTGCCAGCATTCCTGAAATACCGTCCCAACAATGCGATTTTCCACTATATCATCAGACAAGCGTGTCATGAAGAATACGAATGGGTCGATTTTGGCGCGTCACCGCCGGAGAACGCAGGGTTAATTGCGCACAAAGA from Candidatus Poribacteria bacterium encodes the following:
- a CDS encoding GNAT family N-acetyltransferase — encoded protein: MYTVEPLTPQNQDKWDVVFQQCPNTTAFQSLAWRDALASAFKQLTPVYMLVKQQDVVIGGLPAFIFQPIPGIRLWHSMPWNLFGGIHLTDTSHLNREALITSIETAAVEKGWCEIRWTLSPEHTTTYGDVFIETGYERTDHFTHLLKTNQNVDALWYAYNKRVRGAVRKAEKSGVEVTDTDSEEALSTFYDMYLMTVKRLAGTPKPRVLMQTLLQRKIAKLAIATYRDTIIAGLLYLHFNRTVTLWCEASVPAFLKYRPNNAIFHYIIRQACHEEYEWVDFGASPPENAGLIAHKEQYRATQTDFASYTKVISPFKRALWTQSEGALRQIYTWMQ